The DNA window TTCACTGGTTGCAAGCCTGATACACCAGCCAGACATACTGTTCCTTGACGAACCAACCATAGGGCTGGACCCGACAACAAAGAGGGTGCTATGGGACCTCATCGAGGAACTGAACAGCAGCGGTCACACCATCATACTCTGCTCCCATGACATGTACGAGGTTGAACTCCTCTGCGACTACGTGGGTATAATAAATCAGGGTGTACTTGCGGCCTTTGACACGCCCCAGGGCCTCAAGGACACCGTTATAAGGGAGGAGGAATCCCTCAAGGCACAGGAGATTGGCACCATACTTGAGAGGATACAGGAGGAGACCCCTGAATCCGAAAAAAGGGTCATTGAGGAAATGAAAAAATCCGGGACCTGCACCGGTAAGGAGCTCAGCATGCTGATCACCGACCTCAGTGATGAACTCATAGCTGAACTTGAATCCCTCCCGGTTACACTGGAGGTTAAAAGGCACCACACCGGCAGGATAATACTTGAACTGGATGAGAGCTGTGACACTGCCATAAATGATGTCCTCGGGGCAGTTATAAGGAACAATGCCAGGATCAGCTCAATTTCAACCAGGGACCCCTCACTCGAGGACGTTTTTATGAAGGTTACAGGGAGGTAACCGGTATGGAAATGAAGAAGGTAATGTGGATGCTCAAGAAGGACCTCATAGTCCTCTGGAGGCACAAACCCCGCCTCATATCAATCATACTGTTCCCCATACTCATGATAACCCTCTTCGGTTACGGTATGGGTGGTACACTGGAGAACATACCCGTGGTTATAGTTGAGCAGAGCAGCGGACCCCTCACAGACCAGACCGTCGCTGCAATGAGAAACATGAGCCTCTATGATATAAAGGATATCATGAAGGACCCTGAAACCGCAAGGGACATGGTGGATGCAGGGGAGGTCAAAGCGGCAATAATACTCCCCCCCAACTATGACAACCTCACAGACGAACCCACCGTGGTCATGTACCTTGACTCCTCTGACCAGCTGGCAAGCCAGGCCCTGGTACCTGCAACCCAGGCACTGTTCAGCAGGCTTTCAGGTGAAATAGCGGTTCAGAAAATGCAGAGCCCCACAGTGAACATTCAGAACCAGAATTCAACCCCCGGGGAGACGGGCTTTCAGAGCATCGTGAGCACAATAAACTTCCAGGTTGACAGAATCTACGGGGACGTCAAGTACATGGATTTCCTGGTGCCCGCGGTACTTGCAATGACCATAATGTTCTCCTGCATGTTCGGTATGGGACAGTCAATTGCAGGTGAAAGGGAGAGGGGAGAACTCGCACGTCTCTTCATGACCCCCACAAGCGTATCAACAGTGGTTGGGGGTAAAATAATCTCAAAACTGGTTATAGAAAGTGGAAGAGCATTCCTGCTGCTCTGTGTGGCCATGGTGCTCTTCGGAATAAAGATCAATGGTAGCATGCTCCTTACGGTCCTTCTACTTGTACTCACTGCACTCTGCTTTGTTGGATTTGGAATAATGATATCGGCGAGGGTGGGAACCCAGGAGGACTACATGCAGATGGTGATGCCCTTTGCAATGCCCATGATGTTCGTATCAGGAGTCTTCTACCCCATTGAGACCATGCCATGGGTGTTCCAGAAGCTGGCATACGTGGTGCCCCTCACCTATGCCAACGACGCTCTGAGGTCAGTGATGCTGAAGGGTGCTGGTGTCGGGGACATCTGGCTTGACCTGGCCGTGCTTGTGGGATTCACACTCCTGTTCTTTGCAATGGGGGTTACCAGGTTTAACAGGGACATTTAGGTGGTAATGCAATAAATTTCAGGTGGTAATATGATGAGGAAAGGTTTAATTGCGGCACTTATAATCATTGGGATGGTTTTAAGCCCTGTATCAGCTGCAGACTGGCCCCTCTTCCATGGGGACCAGCAGCGCACAGGTTTCTCTGAGGAGCCAAGTGACTTCTCAGCGAGGACATGGTATCTCTCCATCGGCGGGATAAAGTCATCACCCGCAATATTCAACAAGGTGGCCTACATCGGCTCAGTCGATGGTAGGGTTTATGCGGTGAACCTCGAGACCGGTTCAGTTGTCTGGAGCTACCGGACAGGAGGTGCGGTTGTATCATCCCCCGCGGTGGTCAATGGTACCCTTTATGTGGGTTCAGGGGACGGATACCTCTATGCAATAGACACAGACACCGGTGACCTCGAATGGAAATTCAAAACAGGTAACAGGATAGAGTCATCCCCTGCAGTGAGCGGGGGTACCGTATATGTGGGGTCAGATGACTGCAGGCTCTACGCGGTTGATGCAGATGACGGGTCAAAAAAGTGGGAGTTCTATGCCGGGGAGGCTGTTAAATCATCACCACTTGTGGTGAACGGAACCGTCTACTTTGGATCATGCAACGGTAATGTCTATGCCCTATCAGAGTCCGATGGAAAGGAGAAGTGGAGCTACACAACCGGTGACCAGGTCATCTCATCACCGGCCTTCTGGAACGGGACCATCTACGTGGGTTCAGATGACGGGAACATGTATGCCCTATCAGAGTCCGATGGAAGCGCGGTCTGGAGGTACAGCCTCGGTGATAGAGTCAGGTCAACACCCGCCATTGACACAGAGGAGAACAGCCTCTTTGCTGGATGCGATGACGGCAACGTGACCTCACTTGATACAAGGACAGGTACCCTGAAATGGTCATTCAAAACAGGTGGGGCCGTGAGATCATCACCAGCCATCTTCGAGAACATGGTGGCTGTGGGCTCAGATGACGGGGCACTTCACATCCTCAACAAGTACACAGGAAAGGAGGAGTGGAGCTACTCACCGGGTTACTACCTTTTCAACTCACCTGCAAGTTCATCACCCGTCGTCTACGGCAAGACCATCTACTTTGCAACCGAAAATGGCTACATCTATGCCCTTGACTCCAAGAAGAAGGAGGGTCCCACCTCACCATTCGCATACTATGTGGTTGTGATAATCATAGCCATCATAGGGGCTGGAGCTGTGATAAGAAGGGTTGCTGGAAGATAAACTCTTCTTTTTTATTAAAAATGAAGGTGAATGTATGTTCAGGACACTCATAATCTATGAGAGCACCTATGGAGCCACAGAGGAGGCTGCATCAGCCATTGGGAGGATACTCGGCCCCTCAAGGTGCTGCACCACCGGCGAGTTTCAGGAAGGTTACAGGGAATTTGATTTCTTCGTTATTGGTTCCGGGGTTTACAGGGGCCGTTTACACGACAGGATAACTGATTTTATAAAGAAAAATTCCTGGCTTCGTGATAAACCCGTGGCGATCTTCTCAGTTTCCCTGGACCGGGATGATGGCAGAAGGGCTCTCAGTGAGGCTGAAAAACTTCTTGGGGGCGCTGTCCATTCAGCCACCATTGGTGGGCGCATGATCCTTGACAGACTCTCTGATGGGGATCTTGAGGATCTCAGGAGGTTTTCCGAGGTTGCTGGAATTGAAATTAAGGATTCTGACCTCTTTGATATCTCAGAGGTGATTGAAGTCGCCCTTGATCTTAAAGAGATCAGGGACACGCTTATGACCGGCATTGATGGGGATAAACTCCGTGAATCCATTGATGAGTTTCTGAGGTCCCATAACACATGTGTCCTTGCAACCTGCCATGACAGCTGCCCAAGGGCAACACCACTTGAATACGTGTATGACGGTGAGTCCATATACGTGATCAGTGAGGGTGGGGAGAAATTCGCTGGTATCCTTGAGAACAGTAACGCATCTGTTGCAGTTTACGAGGACTACACATCCATGAGCAACCTTGCAGGGATGCAGATAACCGGTGCCGTGGAGATACTGGATGAAGAGGAATCAGAGAGGATCTATAATCTAAGGGGCCTCGATCCTGAGGCCATGAGAAATCTCCCCGTGGATATGAACGTCATAAAGATCTCCATCCACAGGGTTGAGTTCCTAAACAGCAGGTTCAGGGAGGCCTCATCGGGCGCAAAACAGGTGCTCTGGTTTAAATAGAAGGCCTGAAAAATTTTATGAAATCCTAGAATTGTGCTAAACTCTAAAAAAAGTTTTATGGAATGCCTAGAGCATTCCATTGTTGTATTTATCCAGCATACTCATCCACTGGAGGACTTTCTGCTGATCCTTTTTGCTGAGGCTGCTCCAGCTTGATGCGTCATGGGTTGCGAGGAAAGCATCTGCCTGGGCGATCACGCTGAGAACCTGTGGGGAAGCATAGGCTCCGTTGAGTATATTCAGTTTTGCTGCAAGTAGCTGTGCATATAGCTTGTTTATTCCATTGGATGCTGAACCATTGAAGCTGAGGATTCTCACAGCCTGTTCAGCGGTGGTGACAAGTACACTCCTATCTCCACCGGCAGTTCCAAGCCATAGACCCGTGCCAAGGAGTGGTGTGACAGCATCCCTGTTGTTCCCATTGAAACCTGCGTGGGTCTTCCAGTAACCTATTGTCAGTGTACCGTAGGGGCTCCTCACATATACATCAACCAGCCATGAGTCTGATCCCCCAGTGCTGGTATCACATGTTACAAATGATGCCCCATTAACCTCTGTGTAAGCTCCAGGTGCATTGTAGGGTCCATAGGTCACAGAATAGTTGAATGTGTAGGTTTCTCCGGGCATTATGTCACTGCCCACACTGATGATTCCCAGGCAGCCCCATCTGTCGTCGGATACAGTTACAGATTCATCAACAAGTTCTGAAGGATCAGCGAATGTCACATCAGCCGTTGCGGTGTACTCTGTAGATCCCCCAATCTCTGAACTGTCCAGGTAATGGTCATGGTTCTGCTGAACCACCGTTGCGGTGTTAACCCTTGAAGAACCATCGGGGAGGTGTCCCATGTAGTTTAGGACAAGTGTCCCGCCTGGTTCAAGTACATAGGGGAAGGTTGCGCCGGTTAAATTCATCATAAGTCCCGGTGATACGGTATCGGAGACAGAGTTGATTACAGCGGCGATGGGTGCAGGGTTGAACACTGAGATGGTGCCTCCCACCATCCAGTCACTGTCTGTTCCAGTATCAACTGAAATGTTAACCGTGTATTTCACGGTTACCGTGTCCCCCATATTCACGGTGACCTCTGTTAAGTCGGCCTCCTTGCTGATGTTCCATGTGTAGGTCCTAGTGTATGATGTTGTGGCATTCTTGGAGACCATCAGCTCATATACATTAACGCGGACGGATGCACTGGCACTCTGACCGGTTTCCCTTATCGTGGCCGTGTTGTTGTATGTTCCGGCCCCGCTGAACCTCCTGGTGTAGGTAACTGATCCTGAATCGTTAAAGAGCCATGACTCTCCACTGGTGTCATCAACATGTACGCACTCATTCACAGTCACCGGTACCGCAGCTAGTGCTGCAGTCGCTGATGGTGCCGGTCCAAAGGGTATTCCAAGGCGTCCTGAATGGTTTGTGATTGTAACATTAGCTGTTACCTTGTAGTTGCCCCCTGGGTGTACCTGTGCCGGTGTGAGGTAAATCCTGTATGGGTATGTACCTGTTTCCCCTGGATCAAGAACAGGATTAGCTGATATATCCAGTGGATAAGTGCCTATAAGGTCATTTGGTGGTGGTATACCATCCCTAAGCTCCAGTATAACCGAGAGATTCTCTGTGGAAACACCCCCACCATTGTGTACAGTCACATTACCCTCAATCCATGCCCTGTCTGTTGGGTTTTCTCTCTCAACACCTACTGTGTACTCTGAAGTGGCAGAGTCTCCCTTAAAGATGTCCCAGCTATCGGGTGTGACGTTCTTGTGAATCTGCCATGTGTATTCCCGCACATAGCTTGTGTCTGCCGTGACACTTGCTGTGAGCGTTGTCCCGGACTGACCTCCGCTTTCTGCGGAGGATGTACCTGTGAGGACCAACACTAAAAGAAGTGTCAGCAAACCTACCGGTCCAATGAACCGGGAGGCCCTGAATTTCCTATTCATTCATCCCCCCTCCTTTTCAGAAAAAAATAATTTCCAGTCCCCTCAATTTAAAGTATTGAGGAGTGGTTCTCTGTATGTGGACGATGCCATAAATAGTTTGGTGAAATACTGAAAAACCTTGAAAAAATAATCACAATCTCCAGAATATATGAATAAATTATTACAATCCTGTGAAAATTAGATATTACATTGAGGGTTTAGGTGAAATGGTATGAATACCATCTGGTATTTCTGATAAAGTATTATGGGGTTAAGTGAGAAGGCAATGACTGTTCTGAATCCCCTGATAAAGAGTAAAGGTGCTGAAAATTCAGTGCATATAAAATATAAAAGAATGGAAACCTGTGGCTTCCATCTTTTATATCCCTAATCCTTTCTGAGCTGGATTTCTATTGCTGAAACATTGGTAGCGGTTCCCTCGTTACCAATGATCTCCTCTGTACATATGTCGATGTTCTCTATCTGTATGTCTGGTATGAAACGGTTCCTCACAATCTCTGCAACGTCAACAGCCCGACTTATAGCTCTTCCACGGGCTTTAAGGATCACTTCACTGGTTCCACCGTTCATCTGAGTCACTACGGCCAGAACATAGTTCATTACAGGCTTGTTTCCGATGTATACTACATTCTCCTCTGACATCACTTAACCTCCAAGAGTGTCTGTAATAAAGATAGAAACCCTGGATTATATAAAGTTTGTGATATACTAATTAAAAAATTTAATAACAAATCCTGGACCTGACCGCTTCAAGTATACTACCGCCGGTTACACAGGCGCCCCTGAACCCTGCAGTGAGGGCGGAGCCATGCATAACATCAATTAGAGGTACCCCCAGTGATTGTGAAAACCTTGTCTCTGCAACTCCACCGAGTATGACCTCAGGTTCATTCCTGATAAGCGCATCCTCCAGCTCATAGAGATCAGCCCCAACCAGGACCTCCGACCTCACGCCAGTTCCAGAGAGGTTCTCAAGTGTGTAGTCACCAATCATGTCCATTGCCACCAGAGCAGGTTTCATTCCAAGTTCAGTTACAAATTCAGCCAGTGCAACGGCCCTTGTGGGTCCTGAAACTATACCCACCCTCACACCCCCAAGTTCAGATCTCAGACGATCCATTTCCTCAGCGTATTCACCTATTTCATCCTGGATCGGGTAATCAATGCTGAGGTGGTCAAGTATCCCCTCATAAAACCTGAGTGTGTTTGAAAATCCCAGGGGAATGGGGTGGTGGATGAAGGGAATGCCGAATTTCTCCTCGAGAAACCTGCAGGGATCTATCCCTGATACATCACAGAATGAATAATTCAGATGGGCGGACGCAATCCTCTCAATGTCACTGACTGTGCTTCCTGATGTGAGTACACAGTTCACAGAAACACCCATACCGCCAAGGGTATTCACAATATGGTTGAGGTCGGGCCCGCCCCTGAATTCCCCTATGATGTTTATTGATGGTTCAGCTGATGGTTTCACATCAGCTGAAAGGGACTCGATGAGTGCCATCATAACATCAAGGTATCCTTCACCCTGGTTTGACTCAAAGCCCCCTGCACTGATGGCTATGATTTGAGAGTCAATTTTACCCCTAACCTCCGCCACAGCCCTCCCTAGATCCTCACCTATTATGCTTGTTGCACAGGAGCTCATAACAGCTATGAGGTCCGGTTTAAGGGTTCTGTCAGCATCAACTATGGCCTTCTTGAGTTTATCGGTGGCTCCGAATACCACATCTGATTCAGAGAGCTCTGTTGATAGAACCCTTATCCTCTTACCTCCCCTAGCCGTCAGAAGGTAACCAGTGTGGTATGCGCAGCCCCTGGGGCCGTGGATGAGTGGTACAGCATTGCGGATGCCTGAAACAGCCCTTACGGCCCCGAAGAGTTTGCATGTTGATACTGGTTCCATCGGTACACCTATTTGAGGCTCAGGATCTTGTTGATTGCATCGAGGACCGCCTCCACACTTGCCATTACTATATCCTCCCTGGTGGATCTTCCTGTTGCCTTGTTGCCCTCGGCGTCGCTCATGACAACGAATACCTCTGCAAGGGCATTGGTACCGCCTGTTATTGCCTCTATATTGTATTCATCAAGTTCTATATCTGCTGTTTCACTTACAAGGCTCTGTATGGCATTTATGGCCGCATCCACAGGCCCCACCCCTGTCATTGATGTTGTCTTGATCTCATCTCCGATCCTCAGCTTCACGGTGGCCGTTGGCATCACACTCTCACCTGTCATCACCGCTATACCCTCCAGCTTCACGATCTCCCTTGTTGCCTTTCCAAGGATTGTGACTGCCATTGCCCTGAGATCTGCATCTGTGATCCTTTTTCCCTTATCTCCAAGTCTTTTGACCTGTTCATATAGTGTGCAGAACTGGTCCTCGTTCATATCTATACCGTATTCCTGAAGCTTCGATCTGAGGGCGTTGGCCCCAGTGTGCTTGCCGAGGACTATCCTCCTCTTGTGGCCAACCATCTCAGGGGTTATGGGTTCATAGGTTTCTGCCTTCTCAAGAACCCCGTGGACGTGTATGCCTGCCTCATGTGCAAAGGCGTTTTCACCCACGATTGCCTTGTTGGGGGGCATCCTTACCCCTGTTATCTTTGATACGAATTCTGAGATGTTCACAAGTTCAGTTGTCTTTATGGTGATGGGAAGGTCATAGCGGGTTATGAGGGCCATTACAACCTCCTCGAGGGCAGCGTTTCCTGCCCTTTCACCGAGTCCATTTATGGTTGCATGTACCTGTGATGCACCGGCCTCTACCGCCGCAAGGGAGTTTGCAACTGCCAGTCCAAAGTCATTGTGACAGTGGACGCTTATTTGTGTTTTAATCTCATCCCTGAGGCCCCTTATGAGGTGGTTCATCGCCCTGGGTATCATCACCCCAACCGTGTCTGGAACATTTATCATATCTGCGCCTGCATCCTCTGCAGCCCTATATACCTCCACAAGGTAATCAAATTCAGTTCTTGTGGCGTCCTCGGCAGAGAATTCCACGCTCAGCCCATGTTCAACCGCATATTCCACCCCGAATACTGCCCTGTCTATTATCTCCTCAGGGGACATTTTGAGCTTGTACTTCCTGTGGAGAGGGGATGTCCCTATGAAGGTGTGTATGTAGTCAGCGCCGCAGTCAATAACAGCGTCTATGTCCTCCCTGAGCACCCTTGCCAAACCACAGGTATTCGCATCAAGGTCCAGGTCAACTATCCTCCTTACGGAG is part of the Methanothermobacter sp. K4 genome and encodes:
- a CDS encoding pyridoxamine 5'-phosphate oxidase family protein, giving the protein MFRTLIIYESTYGATEEAASAIGRILGPSRCCTTGEFQEGYREFDFFVIGSGVYRGRLHDRITDFIKKNSWLRDKPVAIFSVSLDRDDGRRALSEAEKLLGGAVHSATIGGRMILDRLSDGDLEDLRRFSEVAGIEIKDSDLFDISEVIEVALDLKEIRDTLMTGIDGDKLRESIDEFLRSHNTCVLATCHDSCPRATPLEYVYDGESIYVISEGGEKFAGILENSNASVAVYEDYTSMSNLAGMQITGAVEILDEEESERIYNLRGLDPEAMRNLPVDMNVIKISIHRVEFLNSRFREASSGAKQVLWFK
- a CDS encoding nitrogenase component 1 produces the protein MEPVSTCKLFGAVRAVSGIRNAVPLIHGPRGCAYHTGYLLTARGGKRIRVLSTELSESDVVFGATDKLKKAIVDADRTLKPDLIAVMSSCATSIIGEDLGRAVAEVRGKIDSQIIAISAGGFESNQGEGYLDVMMALIESLSADVKPSAEPSINIIGEFRGGPDLNHIVNTLGGMGVSVNCVLTSGSTVSDIERIASAHLNYSFCDVSGIDPCRFLEEKFGIPFIHHPIPLGFSNTLRFYEGILDHLSIDYPIQDEIGEYAEEMDRLRSELGGVRVGIVSGPTRAVALAEFVTELGMKPALVAMDMIGDYTLENLSGTGVRSEVLVGADLYELEDALIRNEPEVILGGVAETRFSQSLGVPLIDVMHGSALTAGFRGACVTGGSILEAVRSRICY
- a CDS encoding 2-isopropylmalate synthase, whose product is MYIEEVKPEMKLPETVRIFDTTLRDGEQTPGVALTVDEKICIARKLDSLGVDTIEAGFPAASPGEMDSVRRIVDLDLDANTCGLARVLREDIDAVIDCGADYIHTFIGTSPLHRKYKLKMSPEEIIDRAVFGVEYAVEHGLSVEFSAEDATRTEFDYLVEVYRAAEDAGADMINVPDTVGVMIPRAMNHLIRGLRDEIKTQISVHCHNDFGLAVANSLAAVEAGASQVHATINGLGERAGNAALEEVVMALITRYDLPITIKTTELVNISEFVSKITGVRMPPNKAIVGENAFAHEAGIHVHGVLEKAETYEPITPEMVGHKRRIVLGKHTGANALRSKLQEYGIDMNEDQFCTLYEQVKRLGDKGKRITDADLRAMAVTILGKATREIVKLEGIAVMTGESVMPTATVKLRIGDEIKTTSMTGVGPVDAAINAIQSLVSETADIELDEYNIEAITGGTNALAEVFVVMSDAEGNKATGRSTREDIVMASVEAVLDAINKILSLK
- a CDS encoding PQQ-binding-like beta-propeller repeat protein, whose translation is MRKGLIAALIIIGMVLSPVSAADWPLFHGDQQRTGFSEEPSDFSARTWYLSIGGIKSSPAIFNKVAYIGSVDGRVYAVNLETGSVVWSYRTGGAVVSSPAVVNGTLYVGSGDGYLYAIDTDTGDLEWKFKTGNRIESSPAVSGGTVYVGSDDCRLYAVDADDGSKKWEFYAGEAVKSSPLVVNGTVYFGSCNGNVYALSESDGKEKWSYTTGDQVISSPAFWNGTIYVGSDDGNMYALSESDGSAVWRYSLGDRVRSTPAIDTEENSLFAGCDDGNVTSLDTRTGTLKWSFKTGGAVRSSPAIFENMVAVGSDDGALHILNKYTGKEEWSYSPGYYLFNSPASSSPVVYGKTIYFATENGYIYALDSKKKEGPTSPFAYYVVVIIIAIIGAGAVIRRVAGR
- the albA gene encoding DNA-binding protein Alba, with amino-acid sequence MSEENVVYIGNKPVMNYVLAVVTQMNGGTSEVILKARGRAISRAVDVAEIVRNRFIPDIQIENIDICTEEIIGNEGTATNVSAIEIQLRKD
- a CDS encoding ATP-binding cassette domain-containing protein; translated protein: MKYAIETYDLTKVYGDFKAVDSLNMKIEKNSIFGFLGPNGAGKTTTIKMLTCLIPPSSGTARVAGYDILENPDEVRQQIGMVPQKVSLYEDLTARENVEMCADFYGMPEDLKETRIDELMELVDIKYAADKPVGQMSGGQQQKVSLVASLIHQPDILFLDEPTIGLDPTTKRVLWDLIEELNSSGHTIILCSHDMYEVELLCDYVGIINQGVLAAFDTPQGLKDTVIREEESLKAQEIGTILERIQEETPESEKRVIEEMKKSGTCTGKELSMLITDLSDELIAELESLPVTLEVKRHHTGRIILELDESCDTAINDVLGAVIRNNARISSISTRDPSLEDVFMKVTGR
- a CDS encoding ABC transporter permease, translating into MEMKKVMWMLKKDLIVLWRHKPRLISIILFPILMITLFGYGMGGTLENIPVVIVEQSSGPLTDQTVAAMRNMSLYDIKDIMKDPETARDMVDAGEVKAAIILPPNYDNLTDEPTVVMYLDSSDQLASQALVPATQALFSRLSGEIAVQKMQSPTVNIQNQNSTPGETGFQSIVSTINFQVDRIYGDVKYMDFLVPAVLAMTIMFSCMFGMGQSIAGERERGELARLFMTPTSVSTVVGGKIISKLVIESGRAFLLLCVAMVLFGIKINGSMLLTVLLLVLTALCFVGFGIMISARVGTQEDYMQMVMPFAMPMMFVSGVFYPIETMPWVFQKLAYVVPLTYANDALRSVMLKGAGVGDIWLDLAVLVGFTLLFFAMGVTRFNRDI